Proteins encoded by one window of Dryocola sp. LX212:
- the tadA gene encoding tRNA adenosine(34) deaminase TadA, translating to MRHALTLAQRAWDEGEVPVGAVLVHGNKVIGEGWNRPIGRHDPTAHAEIMALRQGGMVLQNYRLLDTTLYVTLEPCVMCAGAMVHSRIGTLVFGARDAKTGAIGSLMDVLRHPGMNHQVGVIEGVMADQCSVMLSDFFRARRLEKKALKELARSGE from the coding sequence ATGCGCCACGCGCTTACGCTTGCACAGCGTGCCTGGGATGAGGGGGAGGTTCCGGTCGGCGCGGTGCTGGTGCATGGCAACAAAGTGATTGGCGAAGGCTGGAATCGACCCATTGGCCGTCACGACCCCACTGCCCACGCCGAGATTATGGCGCTGCGCCAGGGCGGGATGGTGTTACAAAATTATCGTCTGCTGGACACCACGCTGTACGTCACTCTTGAACCCTGCGTGATGTGCGCCGGGGCGATGGTTCACAGCCGCATTGGTACGCTGGTTTTTGGGGCACGCGATGCAAAAACCGGTGCGATAGGCTCACTGATGGACGTCCTCCGGCACCCGGGCATGAATCATCAGGTGGGCGTTATTGAGGGCGTAATGGCAGACCAGTGTTCGGTAATGCTGAGTGATTTCTTTCGCGCCCGTCGACTGGAGAAAAAGGCCCTAAAGGAACTGGCCCGTAGCGGGGAATAG
- the yfhb gene encoding phosphatidylglycerophosphatase C produces MGFIDPEELRLANQSERRVVFFDLDGTLHQQDMFGSFLRYLLRHQPLNLLLVVPLLPVIGGALLIKGRAARWPMSLLLWGATFGHSEARLKELEMSFVTWFRHRVTAFPVVQQRLTEYLTSSDADVWLITGSPQPLVQQVYYDTPWLPRVKLIASQIKRSHGGWVLTMRCLGHEKVAQLEQQIGTPLQLYSGYSDSNQDNPLLYFCQHRWRVTPQGQLQQLE; encoded by the coding sequence ATGGGATTCATCGATCCAGAGGAGCTGCGTTTGGCAAACCAGAGTGAGCGTCGGGTAGTCTTTTTCGATTTGGATGGCACGCTGCATCAGCAGGACATGTTCGGCAGCTTTTTGCGCTACCTGCTGCGCCATCAGCCTCTCAATCTGTTACTGGTTGTTCCGCTCCTGCCAGTGATTGGTGGGGCGCTGCTGATCAAAGGCCGGGCCGCGCGCTGGCCGATGAGCCTACTGCTGTGGGGCGCAACCTTTGGCCATAGCGAGGCGCGCCTCAAGGAGCTTGAAATGAGCTTTGTCACCTGGTTCCGGCATCGGGTCACCGCGTTTCCCGTGGTGCAACAAAGGCTAACGGAATACCTCACCAGTTCCGATGCGGACGTCTGGCTCATCACCGGATCGCCTCAGCCGCTGGTCCAGCAGGTCTATTACGACACGCCGTGGCTGCCGCGAGTCAAACTTATTGCCAGCCAGATTAAACGCTCTCACGGCGGCTGGGTGCTGACGATGCGCTGCCTGGGGCACGAAAAAGTCGCGCAGCTCGAACAGCAAATCGGCACGCCGCTGCAGCTCTACAGCGGCTACAGCGACAGTAATCAGGATAATCCGCTGCTCTATTTCTGTCAGCACCGCTGGCGCGTCACGCCGCAGGGGCAGCTACAGCAGCTCGAGTAA
- a CDS encoding MurR/RpiR family transcriptional regulator, whose protein sequence is MNCLLRIRQRYTTLAQSDRKLADFLLANAEHARHLSSQQLALEAGVSQSSVVKFSQKMGFKGFPALKLAISEALASGQVPHSVLVHNQIQGDDPLRLVGEKLIKDNLAAMHATLDINSEDKLLASVAMLRSARRVLLVGIGASGLVAKNFAWKLMKIGINAVAEQDMHALLATSQALSPDDVLLAISYSGERREINLAADETLRTGAKILAITGFTPNALQQRASLCLYTIAEEQATRSAAISSTSAQMMLADLLFMALVQQDLEHAPGRIRHSEALVKKLV, encoded by the coding sequence ATGAACTGTTTACTGCGTATCCGCCAGCGTTACACGACGCTTGCCCAGAGCGACCGCAAACTGGCGGACTTTTTGTTAGCAAACGCAGAACATGCCCGCCATCTCAGCTCGCAGCAGCTTGCGCTGGAAGCCGGAGTCAGCCAGTCCAGCGTGGTGAAGTTCTCCCAGAAAATGGGGTTTAAAGGTTTCCCGGCGCTGAAACTTGCCATCAGTGAAGCTCTCGCCAGCGGTCAGGTCCCCCACTCGGTGCTGGTGCATAACCAGATTCAGGGAGATGACCCCCTGCGGCTGGTCGGTGAGAAGCTGATTAAAGATAATCTGGCCGCAATGCACGCCACCCTTGATATCAACAGTGAAGATAAACTGCTGGCCAGCGTCGCCATGCTGCGGAGTGCCCGCCGGGTGCTGCTGGTTGGCATTGGTGCTTCCGGGCTGGTGGCGAAAAACTTCGCCTGGAAGCTAATGAAAATCGGCATTAACGCGGTTGCCGAACAGGATATGCACGCCCTGCTGGCAACCTCACAGGCCTTAAGCCCGGACGACGTCCTGCTGGCAATCTCTTACTCGGGTGAACGCCGCGAGATAAACCTCGCCGCTGACGAGACGCTGCGAACCGGTGCAAAAATCCTCGCCATCACCGGCTTCACGCCAAACGCCCTGCAGCAGCGCGCCTCGCTGTGCCTCTATACCATTGCCGAAGAGCAGGCCACGCGCAGCGCAGCCATCTCTTCCACCAGCGCCCAGATGATGCTGGCTGACCTTTTGTTTATGGCACTGGTGCAGCAGGATCTGGAACACGCACCGGGGCGTATCAGGCATAGCGAAGCTTTGGTTAAGAAATTGGTTTGA
- a CDS encoding S24 family peptidase, translating into MVQRDQLRQAFSRRLAQACAQANLDEFGRGMAIARALGVSSKAVSKWLNAESVPRQDKMYELAAFLGADVLWLQHGSEGRLSGESREVMQSFSANDVSPFYIPNPEASFRVDVLDIEASAGPGCITSSDVTETINYIVYDSQEALELFGHRPASSIKVITVTGDSMSGTIELGDYIFVDIAKDYFDGDGIYVFLYKGQLLVKRLQMTHDSLLVHSDNPKYADWNIYEENEQYLKIIGRVMYSHSIRRHA; encoded by the coding sequence ATGGTACAACGAGATCAGCTTCGCCAGGCTTTCTCGCGCCGCCTGGCTCAGGCCTGCGCTCAGGCTAACCTCGACGAGTTCGGTCGCGGAATGGCGATCGCAAGGGCATTAGGCGTGTCATCGAAGGCAGTCAGCAAGTGGCTGAACGCCGAGTCGGTTCCCCGCCAGGATAAAATGTACGAACTCGCAGCATTTTTGGGCGCGGATGTGCTTTGGCTGCAGCACGGCAGTGAGGGTAGGTTATCCGGGGAGAGCAGGGAAGTCATGCAGTCTTTCTCGGCGAATGACGTCTCGCCTTTTTATATCCCGAACCCCGAAGCCAGTTTCCGGGTTGACGTGCTGGACATTGAAGCCAGCGCGGGCCCAGGCTGCATTACCTCAAGCGATGTGACAGAAACTATAAATTACATCGTCTATGACAGCCAGGAAGCGCTGGAGCTTTTCGGCCACCGACCCGCCTCCAGTATCAAAGTTATCACCGTTACGGGTGACAGCATGTCCGGCACTATTGAGCTGGGTGACTACATCTTTGTCGATATTGCGAAGGATTACTTCGATGGTGACGGCATTTACGTTTTCCTCTACAAAGGCCAGCTGCTGGTCAAGCGTCTGCAAATGACTCACGACAGCCTGCTGGTGCATTCAGATAATCCCAAATACGCCGACTGGAACATTTACGAGGAAAATGAGCAGTACCTCAAAATCATCGGCAGGGTGATGTACAGTCATTCAATTCGCCGCCACGCCTGA
- a CDS encoding YfhL family 4Fe-4S dicluster ferredoxin codes for MALLITKKCINCDMCEPECPNQAISMGDSIYQIDVDRCTQCIGHYETPTCQQVCPIVNTIIADPAHIESEEQLWDKFVQLHHADKI; via the coding sequence ATGGCATTATTAATCACAAAGAAATGCATTAACTGCGATATGTGCGAACCGGAGTGCCCGAACCAGGCCATCTCCATGGGCGACAGCATTTATCAGATCGATGTCGATCGTTGTACGCAGTGCATCGGCCATTATGAAACACCTACCTGCCAGCAGGTTTGCCCGATTGTGAATACGATTATCGCCGACCCGGCACATATTGAAAGCGAAGAGCAGCTGTGGGACAAATTTGTTCAGCTCCACCACGCCGATAAGATCTAG
- the acpS gene encoding holo-ACP synthase produces MAILGLGTDIVEIARIESVISRSGDRLAKRVLSASEWKQYEAHQQPVRFLAKRFAVKEAAAKALGTGIRNGLAFNQFEVFNDALGKPQLRFWEEAERLAERMGVRSVHVTLADERHYACATVIIEN; encoded by the coding sequence ATGGCTATTCTTGGCCTCGGTACGGATATCGTGGAGATTGCGCGCATTGAGAGCGTGATCTCCCGCTCGGGCGACCGCCTTGCGAAGCGTGTGCTGAGCGCCAGCGAATGGAAGCAGTACGAAGCGCACCAGCAGCCGGTGCGCTTTCTTGCCAAACGCTTTGCCGTTAAGGAAGCGGCAGCGAAAGCCTTAGGCACGGGGATCCGCAACGGGCTGGCGTTCAACCAGTTCGAAGTCTTTAACGATGCTTTAGGGAAACCGCAGCTGCGATTCTGGGAAGAAGCGGAACGCCTTGCCGAGCGGATGGGGGTGCGCTCAGTACATGTGACGCTGGCTGACGAACGTCACTACGCCTGCGCCACGGTGATTATCGAGAACTAG
- the pdxJ gene encoding pyridoxine 5'-phosphate synthase encodes MAELLLGVNIDHIATLRNARGTAYPDPVQAAFIAEQAGADGITVHLREDRRHITDRDVRVLRQTLDTRMNLEMAVTEEMIGIACETKPHFCCLVPEKRQEVTTEGGLDVAGQLDKMRDACKRLADAGILVSLFIDADHAQIDAAVAVGAPYIEIHTGCYADAEDEATQAKELARIAEAATYAAGKGLKVNAGHGLTYHNVQAIARLPEMHELNIGHAIIGRAVMSGLKEAVSEMKRLMQEARR; translated from the coding sequence ATGGCTGAATTATTGTTAGGCGTAAACATCGATCACATCGCAACGCTGCGCAACGCGCGCGGCACGGCTTATCCGGACCCGGTTCAGGCTGCGTTTATCGCCGAACAGGCAGGGGCCGACGGCATCACCGTGCACCTGCGTGAAGATCGCCGCCACATCACCGACCGCGACGTGCGCGTCCTGCGCCAGACCCTCGACACCCGTATGAATCTTGAAATGGCCGTCACCGAAGAGATGATCGGCATCGCCTGCGAAACCAAACCGCATTTCTGCTGCCTGGTGCCCGAAAAGCGTCAGGAAGTGACCACCGAAGGCGGTCTGGACGTGGCGGGCCAGCTCGACAAAATGCGCGATGCCTGCAAACGCCTGGCGGATGCCGGTATTCTGGTTTCCCTGTTTATCGATGCCGACCATGCGCAAATTGATGCCGCAGTAGCGGTGGGGGCGCCCTACATTGAAATTCATACCGGCTGTTATGCCGATGCGGAAGATGAAGCGACCCAGGCAAAAGAGCTGGCACGCATTGCCGAAGCTGCGACTTATGCCGCGGGCAAAGGCCTGAAGGTCAATGCCGGGCACGGCCTGACCTACCACAACGTGCAGGCTATTGCGCGGCTGCCAGAAATGCACGAGCTGAACATCGGCCACGCCATTATTGGCCGTGCGGTGATGAGCGGTCTGAAAGAAGCAGTGTCGGAAATGAAACGTCTGATGCAGGAAGCGCGTCGCTAA
- the recO gene encoding DNA repair protein RecO has product MEGWQRAFVLHSRPWSETSLLLDLFSEESGRVRVIAKGARSRRSNLKGALQPFTPLLVRWGGRGEVKTLRSAEAVSLALPLSGISLYSGLYVNELVSRVLEQESRFSELFFDYLHCIQALAGTNGSPEPALRRFELALLGHLGYGVDFLHCAGSGDEVADTMTYRYREEKGFIASLVIDNNSFTGHELKALATREFPDVASLRAAKRFTRMALKPYLGGKPLKSRELFRQFVPKKPPLKSPEDPQ; this is encoded by the coding sequence ATGGAAGGCTGGCAGAGGGCTTTTGTCCTGCATAGTCGCCCCTGGAGCGAAACCAGCCTTCTCCTTGACCTGTTTTCTGAAGAGTCCGGACGAGTTCGTGTTATTGCCAAAGGCGCACGCTCTCGTCGCTCTAACCTGAAGGGCGCTTTACAGCCTTTCACCCCCCTCCTGGTACGCTGGGGAGGACGTGGCGAAGTTAAAACGCTACGTAGCGCCGAAGCAGTCTCCCTTGCACTTCCTCTCAGCGGTATCTCCCTCTACAGCGGTCTTTACGTTAACGAGCTTGTCTCCCGCGTGCTGGAGCAGGAATCGCGATTTTCAGAGCTTTTCTTCGATTATCTGCACTGCATTCAGGCACTGGCCGGAACCAACGGATCCCCGGAGCCCGCGCTGCGTCGCTTTGAGTTAGCGCTGCTGGGGCACCTTGGCTATGGGGTCGATTTTCTGCACTGCGCCGGAAGCGGTGATGAAGTTGCGGATACAATGACCTACCGCTATCGTGAAGAGAAAGGATTTATCGCCAGCCTGGTCATTGACAACAATAGCTTCACCGGCCATGAGCTAAAGGCGCTGGCAACTCGAGAATTCCCGGACGTCGCCTCTTTGCGAGCGGCTAAACGCTTCACTCGCATGGCGCTTAAGCCCTACCTCGGCGGCAAGCCGCTCAAAAGCCGCGAGCTGTTCCGTCAGTTTGTGCCGAAAAAACCACCGCTCAAATCCCCGGAAGACCCTCAATAA
- the era gene encoding GTPase Era, translating into MNEEQTFCGFVAIVGRPNVGKSTLLNQLLGQKVSITSRKAQTTRHRIMGIHTEGAYQAIYVDTPGLHMEEKRAINRLMNKAASSSIGDVELVIFVVEGTKWTADDEMVLNKLRDARAPVILAVNKVDNVQDKGILLPHLQFLGSQMNFLDIVPISAETGMNVDTIASIVRKRLPEAIHHFPEDYITDRSQRFMASEIIREKLMRFLGAELPYSVTVEIEQFVTNARGGYDINGLILVEREGQKKMVIGNKGAKIKTIGIEARKDMEDMFEAKIHLELWVKVKSGWADDERALRSLGYTDD; encoded by the coding sequence ATGAACGAAGAACAAACATTTTGCGGGTTCGTAGCCATCGTCGGGCGCCCGAACGTCGGCAAATCCACGCTGCTAAACCAGCTGCTTGGTCAGAAAGTTTCTATTACCTCGCGTAAGGCGCAAACCACGCGTCACCGTATCATGGGCATCCATACCGAAGGGGCATATCAGGCGATTTACGTCGATACCCCGGGGCTGCACATGGAAGAAAAACGCGCCATCAACCGCCTGATGAACAAAGCTGCCAGCAGCTCTATCGGCGACGTTGAGCTGGTTATCTTCGTGGTCGAAGGCACCAAGTGGACCGCCGACGACGAGATGGTGCTTAACAAGCTGCGCGATGCGCGAGCGCCGGTTATCCTAGCGGTAAACAAGGTGGATAACGTACAGGATAAAGGCATACTGCTGCCGCATCTGCAGTTCCTGGGCAGCCAGATGAACTTCCTGGATATTGTGCCGATCTCTGCTGAAACCGGCATGAACGTCGATACTATTGCCAGCATCGTGCGTAAGCGTCTCCCGGAAGCGATTCATCACTTCCCGGAAGATTACATCACCGACCGCTCCCAGCGCTTCATGGCTTCTGAAATCATCCGTGAAAAACTGATGCGTTTTCTGGGCGCTGAGCTGCCGTACTCCGTTACCGTTGAGATCGAACAGTTCGTGACAAACGCGCGTGGTGGTTACGATATCAACGGTCTGATTCTGGTGGAGCGTGAAGGCCAGAAGAAGATGGTTATCGGCAACAAAGGCGCCAAGATCAAAACTATCGGTATTGAAGCGCGTAAGGACATGGAAGACATGTTCGAAGCGAAAATCCATCTGGAGCTTTGGGTTAAAGTGAAATCCGGCTGGGCTGATGACGAGCGCGCGCTGCGCAGCCTCGGTTATACAGACGACTAA
- the rnc gene encoding ribonuclease III: MNPIVITRLQRKLGYTFVHQDLLQQALTHRSASSKHNERLEFLGDSILSYVIANALYHRFPRVDEGDMSRMRATLVRGNTLAEIAREFDLGECLRLGPGELKSGGFRRESILADTVEALIGGVFLDSDIQNVERLILAWYQTRLDEISPGDKQKDPKTRLQEYLQGRHLPLPSYLVVQVRGEAHDQEFTIHCQVSGLPEPVVGTGSSRRKAEQAAAEQALKKLELE, encoded by the coding sequence ATGAATCCCATCGTAATCACCAGGCTGCAGCGAAAGCTGGGCTACACTTTTGTACATCAGGATCTGCTACAGCAGGCTTTAACCCACCGTAGCGCCAGCAGCAAGCACAACGAGCGTCTGGAATTTCTCGGTGACTCCATTCTGAGCTATGTTATCGCTAATGCGCTTTATCACCGTTTTCCTCGTGTCGACGAAGGTGATATGAGCCGCATGCGTGCCACGCTGGTGCGAGGCAATACGCTGGCGGAAATTGCCCGGGAATTTGATCTGGGCGAATGCCTGCGTCTGGGGCCGGGCGAGCTGAAAAGTGGTGGTTTCCGTCGGGAATCTATACTGGCTGATACCGTGGAAGCCTTAATCGGCGGCGTGTTCCTCGACAGCGATATTCAGAACGTCGAGCGCTTGATTCTTGCGTGGTATCAAACCCGTCTGGATGAAATCAGCCCGGGCGACAAGCAAAAAGATCCGAAAACGCGTCTGCAGGAGTATCTGCAGGGTCGCCATCTGCCGCTGCCGTCCTATCTGGTAGTGCAGGTCCGTGGTGAAGCGCACGATCAGGAATTTACCATTCACTGTCAGGTGAGTGGCCTGCCTGAGCCGGTCGTTGGGACCGGGTCAAGCCGCCGTAAAGCGGAACAGGCTGCAGCTGAGCAGGCGCTTAAAAAGCTGGAGCTGGAATGA
- the lepB gene encoding signal peptidase I → MANMFALILVIATLVTGLLWCIDKFIFAPKRREKQAAAQAAAGESIDAKTLKKVGPKPGWLETGASVFPVLVIVLIVRSFVYEPFQIPSGSMMPTLLIGDFILVEKFAYGIKDPIYQKTLIETGHPKRGDIVVFKYPEDPRLDYIKRAVGLPGDRVSYDPVAKQVTVQPNCSSGQACENALPITYSNVEPSDFVQTFARRNGGEASSGFFQLPLNQTKEGGIRLAERKETLGNVTHRILTVPVAQDQLGMYYQQPGQQLATWIVPPGHYFMMGDNRDNSADSRYWGFVPEQNLVGKATAIWMSFEKQEGEWPTGVRLSRIGGIH, encoded by the coding sequence ATGGCGAATATGTTCGCTTTGATCCTCGTGATAGCCACGCTGGTGACAGGCTTGTTATGGTGCATTGATAAGTTTATTTTTGCGCCAAAGCGTCGTGAAAAGCAGGCGGCGGCTCAGGCTGCTGCCGGTGAAAGCATCGATGCAAAAACCCTCAAGAAAGTGGGACCTAAACCCGGCTGGCTGGAAACGGGCGCGTCCGTATTCCCGGTGCTGGTAATCGTACTGATTGTGCGCTCGTTCGTTTACGAGCCGTTCCAGATCCCGTCAGGTTCAATGATGCCGACGCTGCTAATTGGCGATTTTATTCTGGTCGAGAAGTTTGCCTACGGCATTAAAGATCCTATTTACCAGAAAACGCTAATTGAAACTGGTCATCCTAAGCGCGGCGATATCGTAGTGTTTAAATATCCTGAAGATCCGCGTCTTGATTATATTAAGCGTGCAGTTGGTTTGCCGGGTGACCGAGTAAGCTACGATCCGGTCGCTAAACAGGTCACCGTACAGCCAAACTGCAGTTCCGGTCAGGCCTGTGAAAACGCTCTGCCGATTACTTACAGTAACGTTGAGCCAAGTGATTTCGTCCAGACCTTTGCGCGTCGTAACGGCGGTGAAGCAAGTTCAGGCTTCTTCCAGCTGCCGCTGAACCAGACAAAAGAGGGGGGCATCCGCCTCGCGGAACGTAAAGAGACGCTGGGTAATGTCACCCACCGCATTCTGACCGTGCCGGTCGCACAGGATCAGCTGGGGATGTATTACCAGCAGCCAGGTCAGCAGCTGGCCACCTGGATTGTCCCGCCGGGACATTACTTTATGATGGGGGATAACCGCGACAACAGCGCCGACAGCCGCTACTGGGGCTTTGTTCCGGAGCAAAACCTGGTGGGCAAAGCAACGGCCATCTGGATGAGCTTTGAAAAGCAGGAAGGTGAATGGCCAACCGGCGTTCGTCTGAGTCGTATTGGTGGAATTCATTGA
- the lepA gene encoding translation elongation factor 4 — protein sequence MKNIRNFSIIAHIDHGKSTLSDRIIQICGGLSDREMAAQVLDSMDLERERGITIKAQSVTLDYKASDGETYHLNFIDTPGHVDFSYEVSRSLAACEGALLVVDAGQGVEAQTLANCYTALEMDLEVVPVLNKIDLPAADPERAAQEIEDIVGIDAADAVRCSAKTGLGVTDVLERLVRDIPGPEGDPEAPLQALIIDSWFDNYLGVVSLVRIKNGTMRKGDKIKVMSTGQVYNADRIGIFTPKRVDRDMLGCGEVGWLVCAIKDILGAPVGDTLTLARNPAEKALPGFKKVKPQVYAGLFPVSSDDYENFRDALGKLSLNDASLFYEPESSTALGFGFRCGFLGLLHMEIIQERLEREYDLDLITTAPTVVYEVETTGGETIYVDSPSKLPALNNIAELREPIAECHMLMPQEYLGSVITLCIEKRGVQTNMVYHGNQVALTYEIPMAEVVLDFFDRLKSTSRGYASLDYNFKRFQASDMVRVDVLINGDRVDALALITHRGNSQFRGRQLVEKMQELIPRQQFDIAIQAAIGAHIIARSTVKQLRKNVLAKCYGGDVSRKKKLLQKQKDGKKRMKQVGNVELPQEAFLAILHVGKDGK from the coding sequence ATGAAGAATATACGTAACTTTTCTATTATTGCCCACATCGACCACGGTAAATCGACGCTGTCTGACCGTATCATCCAGATTTGCGGCGGCCTGTCCGACCGCGAAATGGCAGCCCAGGTTCTGGATTCCATGGATCTGGAGCGTGAGCGCGGCATTACCATCAAAGCGCAGAGCGTGACGCTCGATTACAAAGCAAGCGATGGCGAAACTTATCACCTGAATTTCATCGACACCCCAGGCCACGTTGACTTCTCTTATGAAGTCTCGCGTTCTTTAGCCGCCTGCGAAGGCGCTCTGCTGGTGGTGGATGCCGGACAGGGCGTAGAAGCCCAGACTCTGGCGAACTGCTATACCGCGCTGGAAATGGACCTGGAAGTTGTTCCGGTACTGAACAAGATTGACCTGCCGGCCGCCGATCCCGAGCGCGCGGCGCAGGAAATTGAAGATATCGTTGGCATTGACGCCGCCGATGCGGTGCGCTGTTCAGCGAAAACCGGTCTGGGCGTGACGGACGTTCTGGAACGTCTGGTGCGTGATATTCCGGGGCCGGAAGGCGATCCGGAGGCGCCGCTGCAGGCGCTGATCATCGACTCCTGGTTCGATAACTACCTTGGCGTTGTCTCTCTGGTGCGTATCAAAAACGGCACCATGAGAAAAGGCGACAAAATCAAAGTAATGAGCACCGGCCAGGTATATAACGCCGACCGCATCGGTATCTTTACGCCAAAACGCGTAGACCGCGATATGCTCGGCTGCGGCGAAGTAGGCTGGCTGGTTTGTGCTATTAAAGACATTCTGGGTGCGCCGGTTGGCGATACCCTGACGCTTGCTCGTAACCCGGCGGAAAAGGCGCTACCGGGCTTTAAGAAAGTGAAGCCTCAGGTTTATGCCGGCCTGTTCCCGGTCAGCTCCGACGATTACGAGAACTTCCGTGATGCGCTGGGCAAGCTCAGCCTGAACGATGCTTCACTGTTCTATGAGCCAGAAAGCTCAACGGCGCTGGGCTTCGGCTTCCGCTGCGGCTTCCTCGGCCTGCTGCATATGGAAATTATTCAGGAGCGTCTGGAGCGCGAATACGATCTGGACCTGATCACCACGGCACCAACGGTAGTTTATGAAGTTGAAACCACCGGCGGCGAAACGATCTATGTTGATAGCCCATCCAAGCTGCCAGCGCTGAACAATATCGCCGAACTGCGTGAGCCGATCGCCGAGTGTCACATGCTGATGCCGCAGGAATACCTGGGCAGTGTCATCACTCTGTGTATCGAGAAGCGTGGCGTGCAGACAAACATGGTTTACCACGGTAACCAGGTTGCACTAACCTATGAAATCCCAATGGCGGAAGTGGTCCTCGACTTCTTTGACCGTCTGAAGTCGACCTCCCGCGGCTATGCGTCACTGGATTACAACTTCAAACGCTTCCAGGCATCAGACATGGTGCGTGTGGACGTACTGATCAACGGCGATCGCGTGGATGCGCTGGCGCTGATCACCCACCGCGGCAACTCCCAGTTCCGTGGGCGTCAGCTGGTCGAAAAAATGCAGGAACTCATTCCTCGTCAGCAATTTGATATCGCTATTCAGGCGGCAATCGGTGCGCACATCATTGCCCGTTCTACCGTGAAACAGCTGCGTAAAAACGTGCTGGCTAAATGTTACGGCGGTGACGTAAGCCGTAAGAAAAAGCTGCTGCAGAAGCAGAAAGACGGTAAGAAACGTATGAAGCAGGTTGGTAACGTTGAGCTGCCGCAGGAAGCGTTCCTCGCCATTCTGCACGTTGGTAAAGACGGCAAATAA
- the rseC gene encoding SoxR-reducing system protein RseC → MIKEWATVVSWQNGEAILRCDVKASCSSCASRAGCGSRLLNKLGPQNHHMLSVASEQPLVAGQKVELGIAEGSLIGSALLVYMSPLVGLFIVAALFQALFGSDLAAFCGAVLGGVGGFLIARGFSAKLSHRADWQPVILSVALPPDALRVETITSADGR, encoded by the coding sequence ATGATTAAAGAGTGGGCAACGGTTGTCTCCTGGCAGAACGGCGAAGCCATTCTGCGCTGCGACGTCAAGGCATCCTGCAGCAGCTGCGCCTCTCGTGCAGGCTGCGGCAGCCGCTTGTTGAATAAGCTGGGGCCGCAGAATCACCACATGCTGTCCGTAGCGAGCGAACAGCCGCTGGTGGCAGGGCAAAAAGTTGAGCTGGGAATTGCCGAAGGCAGCCTGATCGGCTCGGCGCTGCTGGTCTATATGTCGCCGCTGGTGGGCCTGTTTATCGTCGCCGCGCTTTTCCAGGCGCTGTTTGGCTCTGACCTCGCCGCGTTTTGTGGTGCGGTGCTGGGCGGCGTTGGCGGCTTTTTAATAGCGCGAGGGTTTTCAGCAAAGTTGAGCCACCGTGCCGACTGGCAGCCCGTTATTCTTAGCGTTGCGTTACCGCCCGATGCGCTACGCGTCGAGACAATCACCTCCGCTGATGGCCGCTAA